One genomic window of Desulfuromonas sp. AOP6 includes the following:
- the msrA gene encoding peptide-methionine (S)-S-oxide reductase MsrA, translating to MKNLRILLLLIIPLLFATKALAATAVLAGGCFWCMEADFEKLEGVTDVVSGFTGGTVDNPTYEGDHTGHYEAVEITYDPKRISYQKLLDYYWVNIDPFDDGGQFCDRGPSYLSAIFVADAQEREIAEESKKEIAKMFPGQEIVTPILDASIFYPIKGNESYHQDYYKKSPVRYKFYRWNCGRDQRLQEIWGEKATH from the coding sequence ATGAAAAACCTAAGAATCCTGCTCCTGCTCATCATCCCGCTCCTGTTTGCCACCAAGGCCTTGGCTGCCACTGCGGTTTTGGCAGGCGGATGTTTCTGGTGCATGGAAGCCGATTTCGAAAAACTCGAGGGCGTCACCGACGTTGTCTCGGGATTCACCGGCGGTACGGTAGATAATCCCACCTACGAAGGCGACCACACCGGGCACTACGAAGCGGTGGAGATCACCTATGACCCGAAGCGGATCAGCTACCAAAAACTGCTCGACTATTACTGGGTAAACATCGATCCCTTCGACGATGGCGGACAGTTCTGCGACCGGGGCCCCAGTTATCTAAGCGCCATTTTTGTCGCCGATGCACAAGAGCGGGAAATCGCTGAGGAGTCAAAAAAGGAAATCGCCAAGATGTTCCCTGGCCAAGAAATCGTCACGCCCATCCTGGACGCTTCGATCTTTTACCCGATCAAAGGGAATGAAAGCTACCACCAGGACTATTACAAGAAGAGCCCCGTTCGATACAAATTTTACCGCTGGAATTGCGGGCGAGATCAGCGACTGCAGGAAATCTGGGGCGAAAAAGCGACTCATTGA
- the msrB gene encoding peptide-methionine (R)-S-oxide reductase MsrB, translated as MNTRIWISAGLIFALASLIATGASATEKIRVYSVEKGEYIMIEKVNKTTEEWRRELTPEQFRVLRESGTEPAFSGKYHNHKGKGTYRCAGCGLDLFSSASKYDSGTGWPSFYEPVAVENIGTEEDRKFLFMVRTEVHCARCGGHLGHVFDDGPEPTGKRYCINSAALDFAPEE; from the coding sequence ATGAACACGAGGATATGGATTTCGGCAGGATTGATTTTTGCCTTGGCGTCCCTCATCGCCACGGGGGCCTCGGCGACAGAAAAGATCCGCGTCTATTCCGTGGAGAAAGGGGAATACATCATGATAGAGAAGGTCAATAAAACAACCGAGGAATGGCGGCGGGAACTCACCCCCGAACAGTTCCGCGTCCTGCGTGAAAGCGGCACCGAGCCCGCCTTCAGCGGCAAATACCACAATCATAAGGGCAAGGGGACCTACCGCTGCGCCGGCTGTGGGCTAGACCTGTTCAGCTCAGCATCCAAGTACGATTCGGGGACCGGCTGGCCGAGTTTTTATGAGCCTGTGGCCGTGGAGAATATTGGTACCGAAGAGGACCGGAAATTTCTTTTCATGGTCCGCACCGAGGTGCACTGCGCCCGCTGCGGGGGGCATCTGGGACACGTCTTCGACGACGGCCCCGAGCCGACGGGAAAACGTTACTGCATCAACTCGGCGGCGCTGGATTTCGCGCCAGAGGAGTAA
- a CDS encoding HAMP domain-containing sensor histidine kinase: protein MTQERDKLKQDEHKFPGREPESGAIDRVLHDVLEYLDVGIVISNTVERRLIYSNAAASEVLTELMPEVTYEALYELLLAPPEGNHTGPPRRQMELRMGNRLLGYSKYPIGTHYHCLFIHDITEKSRLMAIAEAVNTMNNIGYVFSGIRHEIGNPINSIKMTMSVLKHKLPEFNAEMVGEYVDRTLSEIGRVEFLLKSLRNFSMFENIEMKRVDLNDFLDKFLAMAVNDMEKRGILLRAKLLHENLRVQADTRALQQVLLNLLANAATALEGEDDPEIVIEVSRNGGLVFLSVSDNGAGMSREEQRQLFKPFFTTKAEGSGLGLVICRKMLAQMDSSIEVRSRQGEGTTVIITLTAGEDHDQ from the coding sequence ATGACACAGGAGCGGGACAAGCTGAAGCAGGATGAGCATAAATTTCCCGGAAGGGAACCCGAATCTGGAGCCATCGATCGGGTTCTGCATGATGTTCTGGAATATCTTGACGTCGGCATCGTGATTTCCAATACGGTGGAGCGACGGCTGATCTATTCTAATGCGGCGGCTTCCGAGGTGCTGACGGAGCTGATGCCCGAGGTGACTTACGAGGCTCTTTATGAACTGCTGCTGGCCCCACCCGAGGGGAACCACACCGGGCCGCCGCGCCGGCAGATGGAGCTTCGCATGGGGAACCGCCTTCTCGGCTACTCCAAATATCCCATAGGCACTCATTACCACTGCCTCTTCATTCACGATATCACCGAAAAATCCCGCCTCATGGCCATCGCCGAAGCCGTCAATACCATGAACAACATCGGCTATGTCTTTTCCGGCATTCGTCATGAAATCGGCAACCCCATCAATTCGATCAAAATGACCATGAGCGTTCTCAAGCATAAACTGCCTGAATTTAACGCTGAGATGGTGGGTGAGTACGTCGATCGCACCCTTTCGGAGATCGGCAGGGTCGAGTTTCTGCTGAAATCCCTGCGCAACTTCAGCATGTTTGAAAACATTGAGATGAAACGTGTCGATCTCAACGATTTTCTGGATAAATTCCTGGCCATGGCGGTCAACGACATGGAAAAGAGGGGCATCCTGCTGCGCGCAAAACTGCTGCATGAGAACCTCAGGGTGCAGGCAGATACCCGGGCTCTGCAGCAGGTTCTTCTCAATCTGCTGGCCAACGCGGCTACGGCCCTTGAGGGGGAGGACGATCCCGAGATCGTCATCGAGGTGAGTCGCAATGGAGGGCTGGTTTTTTTGAGTGTGTCGGATAACGGCGCCGGTATGTCCAGAGAGGAGCAGCGTCAGCTTTTCAAGCCTTTTTTCACGACCAAGGCGGAAGGGTCGGGGCTCGGTCTGGTGATCTGCCGCAAAATGCTCGCCCAGATGGACAGCAGTATCGAGGTGCGCAGCCGGCAGGGGGAGGGAACGACGGTGATTATCACCCTGACAGCCGGAGAAGATCATGACCAGTAG
- a CDS encoding sigma-54 dependent transcriptional regulator: protein MTSSLVRTLLVIDDDRILGAALKDGLSGPAQEVLLAPTAAEGLFICRRQKVDVVLLDQNLPDGLGIDLCPQILEANERCKIIFITAYPDFSYAVRAIKGGAYDYLTKPFELEELLLVVDRAFKTRALERVEDVENYRAMQESADAVIIGAQSGLAEVERLVDLAASEVSPVLITGETGTGKNVIAKAIHYRSALARAPFVSINCASLPENLMEAELFGYEKGAFTGAGSPKRGLLEVAEGGSLFLDEIGELQPHLQAKLLGALEDRVIRRLGGTASRPVAVRILAATNLDLERAMEEKRFRKDLYFRLNVLHIALPPLRDRLEDLPLLCHAFLEKVQRGRTLRLPGEELTLLRRYSWPGNVRELKNIIERAAILQQEGCIYPSRLIAEDHTSVSPQPTAGAVLRPLEAVEKEHILFALEACEGNLARTARELGIGLSTLKRKVKSYGGTI, encoded by the coding sequence ATGACCAGTAGCCTGGTACGCACTCTACTGGTCATTGACGATGACCGGATTCTGGGCGCAGCGCTTAAGGATGGCCTGTCAGGGCCTGCCCAGGAGGTTCTGCTGGCGCCTACCGCCGCCGAGGGTCTGTTCATCTGCCGTCGCCAGAAGGTGGATGTGGTTCTGCTTGATCAAAACCTCCCGGATGGCCTGGGGATTGACCTGTGCCCCCAGATCCTGGAGGCCAATGAACGGTGCAAAATCATTTTCATCACCGCCTATCCCGATTTCAGTTATGCCGTCCGGGCGATCAAAGGCGGGGCTTACGATTATCTGACCAAGCCCTTCGAACTTGAAGAGCTGCTGCTGGTGGTGGACAGGGCTTTTAAAACAAGGGCACTGGAGCGGGTCGAGGACGTTGAGAATTATCGGGCCATGCAGGAATCGGCCGACGCGGTCATCATCGGGGCCCAGTCTGGTCTCGCCGAGGTGGAGCGCCTGGTAGACCTGGCCGCCAGCGAAGTGTCTCCGGTTCTGATTACCGGGGAGACCGGCACCGGTAAGAACGTGATCGCCAAGGCGATCCATTACCGAAGTGCCCTCGCGCGTGCGCCCTTTGTCAGCATAAACTGCGCCTCCTTGCCGGAAAACCTGATGGAGGCCGAACTGTTCGGCTATGAAAAGGGCGCCTTTACCGGCGCCGGCTCCCCCAAACGGGGGCTTCTTGAGGTCGCGGAGGGAGGAAGCCTGTTTCTGGACGAGATCGGTGAACTCCAGCCCCATCTGCAGGCCAAGCTGCTGGGCGCTCTGGAAGACCGCGTGATCCGGCGTCTGGGGGGAACAGCCAGCCGCCCGGTGGCGGTGCGCATCCTGGCGGCGACCAACCTGGACCTCGAAAGGGCCATGGAGGAAAAGCGCTTCCGCAAGGATCTCTACTTTCGTCTCAACGTGCTGCACATCGCCTTGCCCCCCCTTCGCGACCGCCTGGAAGACCTGCCCCTGCTGTGCCACGCCTTTCTTGAAAAAGTGCAGCGGGGTCGAACCCTCCGTCTTCCGGGCGAGGAGTTAACCCTGCTGCGGCGCTATTCCTGGCCCGGCAACGTCCGTGAGCTGAAAAACATTATCGAGCGGGCCGCCATTCTGCAGCAGGAGGGATGTATTTATCCCTCTCGCCTGATTGCCGAAGATCATACCTCCGTTAGCCCGCAACCAACAGCGGGCGCTGTTCTGCGCCCCCTTGAGGCGGTAGAGAAGGAGCATATTCTCTTTGCCCTGGAGGCCTGCGAGGGCAACCTCGCCAGAACCGCCCGGGAGCTGGGAATCGGACTCTCCACTCTCAAGCGCAAGGTCAAGAGCTACGGCGGGACGATCTAG
- a CDS encoding response regulator — translation MKHVLIVDDEKPFLMSVRDGLAQYGDQFRLHLAFNGQEAIRVLQEQPIDLVVTDLKMPVMDGFQLLAHMSGAYPATPVIVMTAFGTPDIEAKIKRFKTFHYLEKPLDLEALAGAIGRALSNSTSSLIRGITLATFLQLIKMENKTCTLKIKSGSEAGQLFINRGELMDAETANARGEQAAYQIVCWPDPEIEMEVVCRCKEKVIQESIEHILLEAFRIEDERRNASGASQEAPAPVPADDWSDVQAQLTPDFGGGETGRAPTTPAPAEPKRAPKATLVEVLARSPEVKAFALLDDKGFLREQKPSDAGLGKLVPSICLMAAEQAGAQLGHHLSHIEMQDREGNPYLLCATPGGQLVARLEAVGKGGVLVDLLSRNNSEA, via the coding sequence ATGAAGCATGTCCTGATCGTTGATGATGAAAAACCCTTCCTGATGAGCGTGCGCGACGGCCTGGCCCAATACGGGGATCAGTTCCGGCTGCACCTCGCCTTCAATGGCCAGGAGGCGATCCGGGTGCTGCAGGAGCAGCCCATCGACCTTGTGGTGACCGATCTTAAAATGCCTGTCATGGACGGTTTTCAGCTACTGGCCCATATGAGTGGTGCCTATCCGGCGACGCCCGTCATTGTCATGACCGCCTTCGGTACTCCGGACATCGAAGCCAAAATCAAGCGATTCAAGACCTTTCACTATCTGGAAAAACCTCTGGACCTCGAAGCTCTCGCCGGGGCCATCGGCCGGGCCTTGTCCAACAGCACTTCCAGCCTCATCCGCGGCATTACCCTGGCGACCTTCCTGCAGCTCATCAAGATGGAAAATAAAACCTGCACCCTGAAGATCAAGTCGGGGAGCGAGGCCGGGCAGCTTTTCATCAATCGCGGCGAACTTATGGATGCGGAAACGGCCAATGCACGGGGAGAGCAGGCGGCCTACCAGATTGTCTGCTGGCCCGATCCGGAGATTGAAATGGAGGTGGTCTGTCGGTGCAAGGAGAAGGTTATTCAGGAGTCCATCGAGCACATTCTCCTCGAAGCCTTTCGCATCGAGGACGAGCGGCGAAACGCCAGCGGCGCGTCCCAGGAGGCGCCAGCGCCCGTTCCTGCCGACGATTGGTCCGATGTTCAGGCCCAGTTGACTCCCGATTTCGGAGGGGGCGAGACTGGACGAGCGCCCACGACACCGGCGCCTGCTGAGCCCAAACGCGCTCCCAAAGCCACCCTCGTCGAGGTGCTCGCCCGTTCCCCGGAGGTGAAGGCCTTCGCCCTGTTGGACGACAAAGGGTTTCTTCGTGAACAAAAGCCTTCGGATGCAGGCCTGGGAAAACTGGTCCCCTCCATCTGCCTGATGGCGGCGGAGCAGGCCGGGGCCCAACTGGGGCATCACCTGTCCCATATCGAAATGCAGGACAGGGAGGGCAATCCGTATCTCCTCTGTGCGACCCCCGGTGGCCAACTGGTTGCACGGCTCGAGGCCGTCGGAAAAGGTGGTGTGCTGGTTGATTTGCTGTCCAGGAACAACTCTGAAGCCTGA
- a CDS encoding roadblock/LC7 domain-containing protein: MANLGDFLEELAGMPRVSGYLLLRDSGQPVAENIGDADKLGAMLQVLLLASRKIQAVLGMARLQHIFVGDADGGRFMVFPLGKFHLGIEPAPGIPGNDLAGEIVDLIRRYQTRSQE, encoded by the coding sequence ATGGCGAATCTCGGCGATTTTCTGGAAGAGCTCGCAGGTATGCCCCGGGTCTCGGGCTATCTTCTGCTAAGAGATAGCGGCCAGCCCGTGGCTGAGAACATTGGGGATGCGGACAAGCTTGGCGCCATGCTGCAGGTCCTCCTGCTGGCCTCGCGAAAAATTCAGGCCGTCCTGGGGATGGCCCGACTCCAACACATCTTTGTCGGGGATGCCGACGGGGGGAGGTTCATGGTTTTTCCCCTCGGAAAGTTTCATCTGGGCATTGAGCCTGCGCCCGGAATTCCAGGAAACGATCTTGCCGGAGAGATCGTCGATCTGATCAGGCGCTACCAGACGCGTTCCCAGGAATAA
- a CDS encoding cache and HAMP domain-containing protein produces MMSKSRGLFGIFQKILLAMLFVSLVPMGVIWFLDYRSATEQNERQVQERLSSYADGLTRQVDGWMEMNRRMLLQNAALQDMRSMREAQQTPLLQSIVDKYEWNYLSFTTDVTGNNVSRSDGKGPKYYGDREYFLQVVNGAELGKQVLIGKTSGVPALVLSTPIFDANRKLAGVLATAMTIEDISNTVTAARIGRTGFAFLLDENGQVVAHPSEEYTRVRKDLSTHPAFVALNQQSRRSIEFKDESGKKVLAYMARTGQGWTMVAQQDVEEAYESIAARQRDALILLGVTLVLVFVVAYLIARGLSRPILNLTRVAEALSKGDLNVTIDEVSRGDEIGALAQAVERLGASIRYAMDRLKKMKSAGSAP; encoded by the coding sequence ATGATGTCTAAATCAAGAGGGCTTTTCGGTATTTTTCAAAAGATTCTACTGGCCATGCTATTCGTTTCTCTGGTGCCCATGGGGGTGATCTGGTTTCTCGATTATCGTTCGGCCACCGAACAGAATGAACGCCAGGTGCAGGAAAGGCTTTCTTCCTATGCCGACGGCCTGACCCGGCAGGTCGATGGCTGGATGGAGATGAACCGCCGCATGCTGCTGCAGAATGCCGCCCTGCAGGATATGCGTTCGATGCGCGAGGCGCAGCAGACCCCCCTGCTTCAGTCGATTGTGGACAAGTATGAGTGGAACTATCTGTCCTTCACCACGGATGTCACAGGCAACAACGTCAGTCGCAGTGACGGAAAGGGTCCCAAGTACTATGGGGATCGCGAATATTTTCTTCAGGTCGTAAATGGCGCCGAGCTGGGTAAACAGGTGCTGATCGGCAAAACCTCGGGAGTGCCCGCCCTGGTGCTGTCCACGCCGATCTTCGATGCGAACAGAAAGCTCGCAGGGGTGCTGGCTACGGCGATGACCATAGAGGACATCTCCAACACCGTAACCGCGGCGCGCATCGGAAGGACCGGTTTTGCCTTTCTGCTCGATGAGAACGGACAGGTTGTGGCGCATCCGTCCGAGGAATACACCCGGGTACGCAAGGACCTGAGCACCCACCCCGCCTTCGTTGCCTTGAATCAGCAGAGCCGTCGCAGTATTGAATTCAAGGATGAAAGCGGCAAAAAGGTGCTGGCCTACATGGCCCGGACCGGCCAGGGGTGGACCATGGTGGCCCAGCAGGATGTTGAGGAGGCCTATGAGAGCATTGCCGCCAGGCAGCGGGATGCCCTGATCCTTCTCGGCGTGACCCTGGTCCTGGTCTTTGTCGTCGCCTACCTGATCGCCCGAGGGCTTTCCCGACCCATCCTCAACCTGACCCGCGTGGCTGAGGCGCTCAGCAAGGGCGATCTCAATGTCACCATCGACGAGGTGTCGCGGGGTGATGAGATCGGAGCACTGGCACAGGCCGTCGAACGCCTGGGGGCAAGCATTCGCTATGCCATGGATCGGCTGAAGAAGATGAAGTCCGCCGGCTCAGCTCCCTGA
- a CDS encoding DUF4112 domain-containing protein, with the protein MKKTVSDKSRQRLERLAWYLDSSIKVPGFNARFGVDALIGLIPGIGDTLGALVSGVVISEAARLGAPKSLLVKMAFNVGLDAVVGAVPVLGDLFDFAWKANQRNVQLLNAYLDKPRETLVASRLFAWGLGAVLLGFVLLVGALGFLLVRALLAVVAGA; encoded by the coding sequence GTGAAAAAGACCGTGAGTGATAAATCCCGCCAGCGGCTGGAGCGGCTGGCCTGGTATCTGGACAGCTCCATCAAGGTTCCCGGCTTCAACGCGCGCTTTGGCGTTGATGCTTTGATCGGTCTGATCCCCGGGATCGGCGACACTCTGGGAGCGCTTGTTTCCGGGGTGGTCATTTCAGAGGCGGCCCGCCTGGGTGCGCCGAAATCCCTGCTGGTGAAAATGGCCTTCAATGTAGGCCTTGACGCGGTAGTTGGCGCGGTGCCTGTGCTGGGAGACCTGTTCGATTTTGCCTGGAAAGCCAATCAGCGCAATGTGCAGCTGTTGAATGCCTATCTGGACAAACCACGCGAAACCCTGGTCGCCAGTCGCCTGTTTGCGTGGGGGCTGGGCGCCGTGTTGCTGGGGTTTGTGCTTCTGGTCGGAGCGCTGGGGTTTTTGCTGGTGCGTGCTTTGCTGGCCGTGGTCGCCGGCGCCTGA